In one window of Bernardetia sp. DNA:
- a CDS encoding tetratricopeptide repeat protein: MKPNSIHRLIDELLDRLAVYRKEHVISSHISYKYELEKRIEDLETKINFLRELPVEEQNEISREELEKLLASLPLNFNEFEWQRFENAGININIIINQIEEKKINRILTELPNNEKFEGREKELTEIREKISVHKSVSIVSINGIGGIGKSALSKAFFLEHYKKYDYCLFLKGQSNIHDTLNNYTLLENLGISEKVNAVPPQTPNRQEKIFEMIKSELSNLEGKKLLLIDDASPNAHLLKNLTSAGWEILTTSRQHIDFMESFELLQATPKDAVAIFCVYYGKSIDSFDETIQEQVRNIVNRLAYHPLAIELVAKNIKRKNWTFEETNQKLAEKGLNIDNHTKLTTEHSGEQRIKDIFEYLLEIFPLENLTEEETKLLNLYSILPNLSVTKQTWKTLLGNTEDYWQELSTELNEKGLINQNGKAFEIHALLAEIVRYKNETELYADCYQAIINLIDKLNWRDNPSYNYENYKYTSIYIAITENIVSYCEEVFLKLGINFSSHKGTEIALLMERIGSFYKKMGNLNKELFFYKKSHKAYQVALKNSQEKLEFLNGLALSKQNLGQTYMSLGETTTALQFSMETVTMYEETLEKYSNSEHLIYSLAIAYQKVGEIYQHLTQLDKALEFFEKFNYLMNKLYTSYQDDINIKHAFAVSCEKLGTLYYNLKYYEKALFLLKERHKLGIELSASNPDNVDFKNGLAISCAVLGKVQISLGSIKKGHELLVKYNNLMVDLNENYGNNVNFRSGLADSYFALGEVQEAAKNYSKARYYYSYAQKFHKNLVKDFPQYVKFRNNLNWIEYRLKELEDK, encoded by the coding sequence ATGAAACCAAATTCCATTCACCGACTGATTGATGAGCTTCTTGATAGGCTTGCTGTTTATCGAAAAGAACACGTTATTTCATCTCATATTTCATACAAGTATGAATTAGAAAAGAGAATTGAAGATTTAGAAACTAAAATCAATTTTTTGAGAGAACTTCCAGTAGAAGAACAAAATGAAATAAGTCGTGAAGAGCTAGAAAAACTTTTAGCTTCTCTTCCTCTCAACTTTAATGAATTTGAATGGCAAAGATTTGAAAATGCAGGAATAAATATCAACATTATCATCAATCAGATTGAAGAGAAAAAAATCAATCGCATTCTAACCGAACTTCCCAACAACGAAAAGTTTGAAGGACGAGAAAAAGAACTTACAGAAATTAGAGAAAAAATATCAGTACATAAAAGCGTTTCTATTGTCAGTATAAACGGAATTGGTGGAATTGGAAAATCAGCACTTTCAAAGGCTTTTTTCTTAGAACATTACAAAAAATACGATTACTGTTTATTTCTAAAGGGACAATCTAACATACACGACACGCTAAATAACTATACACTTTTAGAAAATCTAGGCATTTCTGAAAAGGTAAATGCTGTTCCTCCTCAAACTCCTAACAGACAAGAAAAGATATTTGAAATGATAAAAAGCGAGCTTTCCAACTTAGAAGGAAAAAAGCTGCTACTCATTGATGATGCTTCTCCAAACGCTCATTTGCTTAAAAATCTGACCTCGGCAGGGTGGGAAATATTGACTACTTCTCGCCAGCATATTGATTTTATGGAATCTTTTGAGCTTCTACAAGCTACTCCGAAAGATGCTGTCGCTATTTTTTGTGTTTATTATGGAAAAAGTATAGACAGTTTTGATGAAACGATACAAGAACAAGTACGAAATATCGTAAATCGTTTGGCATATCACCCTTTAGCGATAGAATTAGTAGCCAAAAATATCAAACGAAAAAACTGGACATTTGAAGAAACCAATCAAAAACTAGCCGAAAAAGGATTAAATATCGATAATCATACAAAACTCACGACCGAACATAGTGGAGAACAGCGAATAAAAGATATTTTTGAGTATTTGCTTGAAATATTTCCTTTAGAAAATCTTACCGAAGAAGAAACAAAACTGCTCAATCTATACAGCATTTTGCCCAACTTATCTGTTACAAAACAAACTTGGAAAACACTATTAGGCAATACAGAAGATTACTGGCAGGAATTATCTACTGAACTCAATGAGAAAGGGCTTATAAACCAAAACGGAAAAGCTTTTGAAATTCACGCTCTCTTGGCTGAAATTGTTAGGTATAAGAATGAGACAGAGCTTTATGCTGACTGTTATCAAGCCATAATTAATTTAATAGATAAATTAAATTGGAGAGATAATCCTAGTTATAACTATGAAAATTATAAATATACCTCTATTTATATTGCTATTACAGAAAATATAGTAAGCTATTGTGAAGAAGTATTTCTCAAACTTGGCATTAATTTTTCGTCTCATAAGGGAACTGAAATAGCTTTATTAATGGAACGAATAGGAAGCTTTTATAAAAAAATGGGTAATTTAAATAAAGAATTGTTTTTCTATAAAAAGTCTCATAAAGCATACCAAGTAGCATTAAAAAATAGTCAAGAAAAATTAGAGTTTTTGAATGGTCTAGCTCTTTCTAAGCAAAACTTGGGTCAAACGTACATGTCGTTAGGAGAAACAACAACAGCTCTTCAATTTTCTATGGAAACAGTTACAATGTATGAAGAGACTTTGGAAAAGTATAGTAATAGTGAACATTTAATTTATAGTTTGGCTATTGCATACCAAAAAGTAGGAGAAATCTATCAACATTTAACGCAATTAGACAAAGCATTGGAGTTTTTTGAAAAATTCAATTACCTAATGAATAAATTATACACATCTTATCAAGATGACATAAATATAAAACATGCATTTGCAGTTTCGTGCGAAAAGTTAGGTACTTTATACTATAATTTGAAATATTACGAAAAAGCCTTGTTCTTACTTAAGGAAAGACATAAGTTAGGTATCGAACTTAGTGCAAGTAACCCTGATAACGTTGATTTTAAAAATGGTTTAGCGATTTCATGTGCTGTATTGGGAAAAGTGCAAATTTCATTAGGTAGCATTAAAAAAGGTCATGAATTGCTTGTAAAGTATAACAATTTGATGGTAGATCTTAATGAGAATTATGGAAATAATGTAAACTTCAGAAGTGGACTTGCAGACTCCTATTTTGCTTTGGGAGAAGTGCAAGAGGCAGCTAAAAATTATTCTAAGGCTAGATATTACTATTCATATGCTCAGAAATTTCATAAAAATTTAGTTAAAGATTTTCCTCAATATGTTAAATTTAGAAATAATCTAAACTGGATAGAATACAGGCTCAAAGAGCTAGAAGACAAATAA
- the lepA gene encoding translation elongation factor 4, producing the protein MKNIRNFCIIAHIDHGKSTLADRLLQTTNTITERQMQAQVLDDMDLERERGITIKSHAIQMNYIDPKTKEEYILNLIDTPGHVDFSYEVSRSIAACEGALLIVDAAQGIEAQTISNLYLALGNDLTIIPVMNKIDLPSAQPEVVADEIMNLIDCEREDIISASAKEGIGIDEILDAIVKRISPPVGNPDEELQALIFDSEFNTYRGIEVIFRVMNGKIKKGDKVKFMATGREYEADEIGVLKLEQEPRKEISAGNVGYLISGIKQAKEVKVGDTITHVEKPCKKMIEGFENVKPMVFAGIYPVDTTEFEELRTSMEKLQLNDSALIWEPETSAALGFGFRCGFLGMLHMEIIQERLEREFDMTVIMTVPSVKFQVTTKRKETYFVSAPSEMPEPGVLDFVEEPFIRASIITKADYIGAVIKLCMEKRGILMNQSYLTTDRVEMIFEMPLAEIVFDFYDRLKTVSRGYASFDYELIELRKSDMVKLDVMLNGEPVDALSAIVHRDKAYEWGKRLCENLKSLLPRQQFEIAIQAAIGAKVIARETISALRKNVIAKCYGGDISRKRKLLEKQKKGKKRMRQIGSVEVPQEAFMAVLKINN; encoded by the coding sequence ATGAAAAATATTAGAAACTTTTGCATCATTGCACACATAGACCACGGAAAAAGTACGCTTGCCGACCGTCTTCTCCAAACCACCAATACCATTACTGAACGTCAAATGCAGGCGCAAGTTTTGGACGATATGGATTTGGAACGTGAGCGTGGAATTACAATAAAAAGCCACGCTATCCAAATGAATTATATTGACCCAAAGACAAAGGAAGAGTATATCCTCAACTTGATTGACACTCCTGGTCACGTAGATTTTTCGTACGAAGTTTCTCGTTCTATTGCTGCCTGTGAGGGTGCATTGCTTATCGTAGATGCAGCGCAAGGTATTGAAGCACAGACGATTTCAAATCTTTACTTAGCATTAGGAAATGACTTGACTATCATTCCAGTAATGAACAAGATTGATTTGCCAAGTGCACAGCCAGAAGTGGTGGCAGATGAGATTATGAATTTGATTGACTGTGAGCGTGAAGATATTATTTCAGCGTCAGCAAAAGAAGGAATAGGAATAGATGAAATTTTAGATGCGATTGTAAAACGTATTTCTCCTCCTGTGGGAAATCCAGATGAAGAACTCCAAGCTCTTATCTTTGATTCTGAATTTAATACATACAGAGGAATTGAGGTTATTTTTAGAGTGATGAATGGTAAGATAAAGAAAGGCGATAAAGTAAAATTTATGGCGACTGGCAGAGAATATGAAGCCGATGAAATTGGTGTTTTGAAGCTAGAACAAGAGCCTAGAAAGGAAATTTCGGCTGGAAATGTAGGGTATCTTATCTCTGGAATCAAGCAAGCTAAGGAGGTAAAAGTCGGAGATACGATTACACATGTGGAGAAGCCTTGTAAGAAAATGATTGAAGGTTTTGAGAATGTTAAGCCAATGGTTTTTGCAGGAATTTATCCTGTGGATACAACAGAGTTTGAAGAGCTTCGCACTTCTATGGAAAAACTTCAACTCAACGACTCTGCCCTAATTTGGGAGCCTGAAACATCGGCAGCCTTGGGCTTTGGTTTCCGTTGTGGATTCTTAGGAATGCTTCACATGGAAATCATACAAGAGCGTTTGGAAAGAGAGTTTGACATGACAGTTATTATGACTGTTCCTTCTGTGAAATTCCAAGTTACTACGAAGCGTAAAGAAACTTATTTTGTAAGTGCGCCATCTGAAATGCCAGAACCAGGAGTATTGGACTTTGTAGAAGAGCCATTTATTAGAGCTTCCATTATTACAAAAGCTGATTACATTGGTGCTGTAATTAAACTCTGTATGGAAAAACGTGGAATTTTGATGAATCAGTCTTACCTCACAACAGACCGTGTAGAGATGATTTTTGAAATGCCACTTGCAGAGATTGTATTTGATTTTTATGATAGGCTAAAAACAGTTTCTCGTGGATATGCTTCATTTGATTACGAACTAATTGAACTTCGTAAATCTGACATGGTAAAGCTAGATGTGATGCTCAATGGAGAACCTGTCGATGCACTTTCTGCCATCGTACACAGAGATAAAGCGTATGAGTGGGGTAAGCGTCTTTGTGAAAACTTAAAATCACTTCTTCCTCGTCAGCAGTTCGAAATTGCTATTCAAGCAGCTATTGGAGCAAAAGTAATTGCAAGAGAAACCATTTCAGCACTTCGTAAGAACGTAATTGCAAAATGTTATGGTGGTGATATTTCTCGTAAGCGTAAACTACTAGAAAAGCAGAAAAAAGGTAAGAAACGTATGCGTCAAATTGGTTCAGTAGAAGTTCCACAGGAGGCATTTATGGCAGTTTTGAAAATCAATAACTAA
- a CDS encoding PAS domain-containing protein — MNDNLSDMMCLDVYLSLLKSSKNTINASIFEQSKLSVFPLLSRDVFSLMHQEAILSQNVDIDKVKSFAKKFKWKNNFEEIFSANDFEAIIITDVLEKIMWVNNGFTKMTGYSRKFATGKHPNFLQGNRTSNKTKANIQNRLREGQPFETSIINYKKDKTPYKCKIKIFPLYTDSITHFMALEQQIK; from the coding sequence ATGAACGATAACCTTTCTGATATGATGTGTTTAGATGTCTATTTATCACTACTAAAATCTAGTAAAAACACTATCAATGCAAGTATTTTTGAGCAAAGTAAATTATCAGTTTTTCCTCTTTTAAGTAGAGATGTTTTTAGTCTGATGCATCAAGAAGCCATTTTGAGTCAAAATGTAGATATAGATAAAGTAAAATCGTTTGCTAAGAAATTCAAATGGAAAAATAATTTCGAAGAAATATTTTCTGCCAACGATTTTGAAGCTATTATAATTACGGATGTGCTAGAAAAAATCATGTGGGTAAATAATGGCTTTACAAAAATGACAGGCTATTCAAGAAAGTTTGCGACAGGCAAACACCCTAATTTTTTGCAGGGCAACAGAACATCTAACAAAACAAAAGCAAACATACAGAACAGGCTTAGAGAAGGACAACCTTTTGAAACTTCAATCATCAATTACAAAAAAGATAAAACTCCTTATAAGTGTAAGATTAAAATATTTCCTCTATACACAGACAGTATAACTCACTTTATGGCATTAGAACAACAAATAAAGTGA